In Salisediminibacterium beveridgei, one DNA window encodes the following:
- a CDS encoding YesL family protein, whose product MEKLQQISEWLMRFAILNLLWIGYTLVGGLVVFGVVPATIALFKVHFDRLSSDPDERSDFRVFHEGFVQNFLKGNVLMLILLAAGLFLYADLYIVLRMDHFLMTFIFGILIALTVVYILFLLYAPAIFAYKSRSFWGLMKASFTFAMLSPVYSGSLLLAFGIILYAGYQLPVIHLFFTASIMSYLVTVVILQNMEKLQRISARE is encoded by the coding sequence ATGGAAAAACTTCAGCAAATCAGTGAATGGCTCATGCGCTTTGCAATCCTGAATCTGCTGTGGATCGGGTACACCCTGGTCGGAGGGTTAGTGGTTTTCGGAGTCGTACCGGCAACGATTGCACTCTTCAAGGTGCACTTTGACCGCTTGTCTTCGGACCCTGATGAACGCAGTGATTTCCGGGTTTTCCATGAAGGTTTTGTGCAGAACTTCCTTAAAGGAAACGTCTTGATGCTGATTCTGCTTGCTGCAGGACTCTTTTTATATGCGGATTTGTATATCGTTCTCCGCATGGATCATTTCCTCATGACGTTCATTTTCGGGATTCTGATTGCCCTGACGGTGGTGTATATTCTGTTTCTGCTTTACGCGCCAGCCATCTTTGCCTATAAATCCCGTTCGTTTTGGGGGTTGATGAAGGCCTCTTTTACGTTTGCGATGCTGTCACCGGTTTATTCCGGATCCTTACTGCTCGCGTTTGGCATAATCCTGTATGCCGGTTACCAGCTACCGGTGATCCATTTATTTTTCACCGCGAGCATTATGAGTTACCTGGTGACAGTTGTCATTCTTCAGAACATGGAGAAATTACAGCGGATTTCAGCCCGTGAGTAA
- a CDS encoding SHOCT domain-containing protein, with product MHMMGNGGGFGFGWMPLFMLIYLIVLVVIAVLLIRYFTGGTKRGKSAIDLLNEQLARGEISEEDYDRLKAKILDSERRDRR from the coding sequence ATGCATATGATGGGAAACGGCGGGGGTTTCGGTTTTGGCTGGATGCCTTTGTTTATGCTGATTTATCTGATCGTCCTGGTTGTGATTGCGGTTTTGTTAATCCGTTATTTCACCGGGGGTACAAAGCGGGGGAAGTCGGCGATTGATCTCTTAAATGAGCAGTTGGCCAGAGGAGAAATCAGCGAAGAGGATTATGATCGTTTGAAAGCGAAAATTCTCGACAGCGAGCGGCGGGACCGGCGATGA
- a CDS encoding ROK family protein, with protein sequence MTSTLYLTFDIGGTAVKWGLIDANGQIHSKASFSSNEGSGQAILNGMNDIITKQLTDVKGIAISAPGFVNPDGYLEYGGAIQDFNDFQMKRYFEERFERPITIENDVNCVALAEQWLGNGQDLTDFICMTVGTGIGGALILNGRLYRGHNFRSGEFGHMITHGLHKYEPMADGLSDQASIYVIRRKYAAYQNLSVKDVTGEMVFEAYDGGDPTAVHIVNQFYERLAVGIYNITAILNPEKILVGGGITSRPTFITELRNHLSYVDRAFNPPVETCHFRNDAGLIGAMAFHKLSYPGHR encoded by the coding sequence ATGACGTCCACTTTGTACTTAACATTTGATATTGGCGGAACCGCCGTCAAATGGGGTCTGATTGATGCGAACGGCCAGATTCACAGCAAGGCTTCCTTTTCTTCGAATGAAGGGAGCGGTCAGGCCATTCTGAACGGGATGAATGATATCATTACGAAACAGCTGACTGACGTGAAAGGTATTGCCATATCCGCTCCGGGTTTTGTCAATCCCGATGGGTATCTTGAATATGGTGGGGCAATTCAGGACTTTAACGACTTTCAAATGAAGCGGTATTTCGAGGAGCGCTTTGAACGGCCCATTACCATCGAAAACGATGTGAACTGCGTTGCATTAGCCGAGCAGTGGCTTGGGAATGGTCAAGATTTGACGGATTTTATTTGCATGACGGTAGGCACCGGTATCGGAGGTGCCTTGATTCTCAACGGGCGTTTATACCGCGGTCATAACTTCCGGAGCGGTGAATTCGGTCACATGATCACTCATGGGCTTCATAAATACGAACCGATGGCCGATGGTTTGAGTGATCAGGCCTCGATATACGTGATCCGGCGGAAGTACGCTGCGTATCAGAACCTGTCCGTGAAAGATGTCACCGGAGAGATGGTTTTCGAGGCGTATGACGGCGGGGATCCCACAGCGGTCCATATCGTCAATCAATTTTACGAGCGATTGGCCGTTGGCATTTACAACATCACCGCCATCCTGAATCCCGAGAAGATCCTCGTTGGCGGCGGCATTACGTCCCGTCCGACGTTCATTACTGAACTGCGCAACCATTTAAGCTATGTGGACCGGGCCTTCAATCCACCTGTTGAAACCTGCCACTTTCGAAATGATGCAGGCCTGATCGGTGCGATGGCCTTTCATAAATTGAGCTATCCTGGGCATCGATAA
- a CDS encoding sensor histidine kinase — protein sequence MSRLSVKIGLLFLVFMVMIQSVLYFALYWTLADDRVDEVFNRLVQQTESHAEALALDFSDMTMSHVVLMEQSTAEDVVITDGEKQILASSMDPSEALEETVVAFQLPDENQGSLMIEDNWQGEEEIASAALISVDEETAGYVFMLAPSDQIAGTIDQLTVQFVIGGLLAIALSVVTVYFLSRVISVPLRRMKTATDQLARGEMHVTLGYEGQDELGELEMAIRRLAQDLEKLKKDRNEFLAGIAHELKTPLTYVKGYADIARKPETSETDRLRYIGIIEEEAASLSRLVGELFDLAKLDSNEFTVEMDDVDLSGFLTNFCEEARGVLREKEISLVTHVEEGLWTRADLDRLTQVLRNLLDNAVRYSETDTTVTVEARRDTENRIQLSVSDEGIGMAKHHLPYVFDRLYRVDKSRSRAKGGSGIGLSIVKSIIDRHGWSIAIHSEVNQGTVLTVTMPEGRKRNGKNSDRG from the coding sequence ATGAGCAGACTATCTGTGAAAATCGGTCTCCTCTTTCTCGTGTTCATGGTGATGATTCAGTCGGTCCTTTATTTTGCTCTCTATTGGACCCTTGCCGATGACCGGGTGGACGAAGTCTTCAACCGGCTGGTGCAGCAGACGGAAAGTCATGCGGAAGCATTGGCGCTGGACTTCAGTGACATGACCATGTCCCACGTCGTGTTGATGGAGCAAAGTACCGCAGAAGACGTGGTGATCACAGATGGCGAGAAACAGATTCTGGCTTCCAGTATGGATCCGTCGGAAGCCCTTGAAGAAACCGTGGTGGCCTTTCAGCTTCCTGATGAAAACCAGGGATCGTTGATGATAGAGGATAACTGGCAGGGGGAAGAGGAGATTGCTTCTGCTGCGCTGATTTCAGTGGACGAAGAAACAGCCGGCTATGTATTCATGCTCGCTCCATCCGATCAGATTGCCGGTACCATCGATCAGCTGACGGTTCAGTTTGTCATCGGCGGCTTATTGGCAATCGCCCTTTCCGTGGTGACGGTCTATTTCCTGAGCCGGGTGATCTCCGTTCCTTTGAGAAGAATGAAAACGGCAACGGATCAGCTGGCCAGAGGCGAAATGCATGTGACACTCGGTTACGAAGGCCAGGATGAACTGGGTGAACTGGAGATGGCGATCCGACGGCTGGCGCAGGATCTGGAGAAATTGAAAAAAGACCGCAATGAATTCCTCGCCGGGATTGCCCATGAGTTGAAAACGCCCCTGACTTACGTGAAAGGCTACGCGGATATCGCCCGAAAGCCGGAGACATCCGAAACGGACCGGCTCCGCTACATTGGCATTATCGAAGAGGAAGCCGCCTCACTGTCCCGGCTTGTGGGAGAACTGTTTGATCTGGCGAAGCTTGATTCGAATGAATTTACTGTCGAGATGGATGATGTGGATCTGAGCGGCTTTTTGACGAATTTCTGCGAGGAGGCAAGAGGTGTGCTCCGTGAAAAGGAGATCAGCCTGGTCACTCATGTGGAAGAAGGACTATGGACGCGCGCAGACCTTGACCGCCTGACCCAGGTGCTCAGAAACCTCCTGGATAATGCGGTGCGCTATTCCGAAACAGACACGACGGTTACCGTTGAAGCTAGGCGTGACACCGAGAACAGGATTCAGCTGAGTGTGAGCGATGAGGGGATCGGCATGGCAAAACATCACCTGCCCTATGTGTTTGACCGGTTGTACAGGGTGGACAAATCCCGATCAAGAGCGAAAGGCGGCAGCGGGATCGGTTTATCGATTGTTAAATCCATCATCGATCGTCACGGCTGGTCGATCGCGATCCACAGTGAAGTCAATCAAGGTACGGTTCTCACGGTAACAATGCCGGAAGGGAGGAAAAGAAATGGCAAAAATTCTGATCGTGGATGA
- a CDS encoding response regulator transcription factor, with the protein MAKILIVDDEARMLDLIALYLKPYGHQVLKETSGADAVERIADEPVDLVILDIMMPDMDGWEVCKEVRSFSDIPVIMLTARDEKEDVVRGLKTGADDYLTKPFDEHELLARIEALLRRSKRQDVEECCGLIWNGQERSLTYEDTAIALTPKEFDTIGLFLRHPGRAFSREEIIETAWGLGSDTEGRTVDTHIRNLREKVRRSGFPVDDHLKTVWGKGYKWLAESRQE; encoded by the coding sequence ATGGCAAAAATTCTGATCGTGGATGACGAAGCACGGATGCTTGATTTGATTGCGTTGTACCTCAAACCTTATGGTCATCAGGTACTGAAAGAAACCTCGGGTGCTGATGCCGTGGAGCGGATTGCGGATGAACCGGTGGATCTGGTGATTCTGGACATCATGATGCCGGATATGGACGGCTGGGAAGTCTGCAAAGAAGTACGCAGCTTTTCGGATATTCCGGTGATCATGTTGACGGCGCGAGATGAGAAAGAGGACGTTGTCCGGGGCCTGAAAACCGGAGCGGATGATTATTTGACAAAGCCCTTTGATGAACATGAACTCCTGGCCCGAATCGAAGCGCTGCTCCGGCGCTCGAAGCGTCAGGACGTGGAGGAGTGCTGTGGTCTGATCTGGAACGGGCAGGAACGCTCCCTCACCTATGAAGACACAGCCATTGCTTTGACACCGAAGGAATTCGATACCATCGGGCTGTTTCTTCGTCATCCGGGGCGGGCTTTTTCCAGAGAGGAAATCATCGAAACCGCCTGGGGACTCGGCTCGGATACGGAAGGACGCACGGTGGATACACATATCCGGAACCTTCGTGAAAAAGTCCGGAGGAGCGGTTTTCCGGTGGATGATCATTTGAAGACCGTTTGGGGAAAAGGGTATAAGTGGCTGGCAGAAAGCCGCCAGGAGTGA
- a CDS encoding 6-phospho-beta-glucosidase, whose product MAEGIKITTIGGGSSYTPELIEGFINRYEELPVSELWLVDIEAGKEKLDIVGNLARRMIQKAGLPIEVHLTLDRQKALKDADFVTTQFRVGLLEARSKDERIPLKHAVIGQETNGPGGLFKGLRTIPVILDIVRDMKEYCPDAWLINFTNPAGMVTEAILRYTDFRKVIGLCNVPIGIEMGVARLLDVDHDRIRIDFAGLNHMVYGLDVYLDGVSVKDRVIELLSAEDTSSFVKNIDGQAFEQGFIRALGALTCPYHQFYYKTDEMLAHDLKNYEAGTTRAEVVKKLESELFERYKDPDLAIKPPQLAERGGAHYSDAAVRLITSIYTDKKDIQPVNTINNGAISGIPDDSAVEISSLITKDGPKPLVLGDLPVAAQGLVMQIKSFERIGAEAAVTGNYDTALLAMTINPLVPSDKVAKVILDEMLEAHQEHLPQFFSKVES is encoded by the coding sequence ATGGCAGAGGGTATCAAAATCACCACCATTGGCGGCGGATCCAGTTATACGCCGGAGCTGATCGAAGGCTTTATTAACCGTTATGAAGAACTGCCGGTCAGTGAGCTGTGGCTCGTGGATATTGAAGCCGGCAAAGAGAAGCTTGACATTGTCGGGAACCTGGCCAGACGAATGATCCAAAAAGCCGGCCTTCCCATTGAGGTGCACCTGACATTGGATCGTCAGAAAGCCTTGAAAGATGCGGATTTCGTCACCACCCAGTTCCGGGTCGGGTTACTCGAGGCCCGGTCTAAAGATGAACGAATCCCGCTGAAGCATGCCGTCATCGGTCAGGAAACCAACGGCCCAGGCGGCCTCTTTAAAGGGCTTCGCACCATCCCGGTAATACTCGATATCGTTCGTGATATGAAAGAATACTGCCCCGACGCCTGGCTGATCAATTTCACCAACCCCGCAGGTATGGTCACCGAAGCGATTCTCCGCTATACCGATTTCAGAAAAGTCATCGGGCTCTGCAATGTGCCCATCGGGATTGAAATGGGTGTTGCCAGGTTGCTTGACGTTGATCACGACCGGATTCGTATTGATTTCGCCGGTCTGAATCATATGGTGTACGGACTCGATGTGTATCTTGACGGCGTCAGCGTCAAGGACCGTGTCATCGAATTGCTCAGCGCAGAAGATACCAGCAGCTTCGTCAAAAATATCGACGGACAGGCTTTTGAGCAAGGGTTCATTCGAGCATTAGGTGCCTTGACGTGTCCGTATCACCAGTTTTACTATAAAACCGATGAAATGCTTGCCCACGACCTGAAAAACTACGAAGCCGGAACTACCCGGGCAGAAGTGGTGAAAAAGCTCGAAAGTGAACTGTTTGAACGATACAAGGATCCGGATCTCGCCATCAAACCGCCGCAGCTCGCCGAACGGGGCGGTGCCCATTACAGCGATGCAGCGGTTCGACTGATCACGTCGATCTATACGGATAAAAAAGACATTCAGCCTGTCAACACCATCAACAATGGCGCTATTTCCGGCATCCCGGATGATTCGGCTGTGGAAATCAGCTCTCTGATCACAAAAGATGGCCCGAAGCCTCTCGTGCTTGGAGACCTGCCTGTTGCTGCCCAGGGTCTCGTCATGCAAATCAAATCCTTCGAACGCATCGGTGCAGAAGCGGCAGTAACGGGAAACTACGATACCGCCTTACTTGCCATGACCATCAATCCTCTGGTCCCGTCTGACAAGGTGGCCAAAGTGATTCTCGACGAAATGCTCGAAGCCCATCAAGAACATTTGCCGCAGTTTTTCAGCAAAGTGGAATCCTGA
- a CDS encoding LacI family DNA-binding transcriptional regulator: protein MKMTIKEIAKLAGVSQATVSKIINNYDDVGMKTKERVLALMDEHGYRPSYAAQSLVKKVTKVIGVIYAGKINANFNHPFFVEVVSTFKKTMGAEGYDLLFFSNEKFHKADENYLQRCQHYNVDGCIIIGGEHVEPSVDDLVQSDIPCIGVDIQLDGPHSGYIMTDNNQVSALAVEHFYLSGQREIAFIGGAESSLISNEREKGFRERAKAYGLQTPDDWIVYGDFFEDSGYKQMNELLKKERTPRAIFAISDLMAIGAMRAIKDQGLDIREFAIIGCDDITAARHVEPPLTTIRQDKDKIGRMAAYILKDLIQGNIERTSLKVEPDLIVRESTGHEIGSV from the coding sequence ATGAAGATGACGATAAAGGAAATAGCCAAACTGGCCGGGGTTTCCCAGGCTACGGTGTCTAAGATCATCAACAATTACGACGATGTAGGCATGAAAACAAAAGAGCGGGTCCTTGCACTTATGGACGAGCACGGGTACCGTCCATCCTATGCGGCGCAATCGCTGGTGAAAAAAGTGACGAAAGTGATCGGTGTCATCTACGCAGGGAAAATCAACGCGAACTTCAATCACCCGTTCTTTGTGGAGGTGGTCAGCACATTCAAAAAGACGATGGGCGCAGAAGGGTACGATCTGTTGTTTTTCTCGAATGAGAAGTTCCATAAAGCGGATGAGAATTATCTCCAGCGATGCCAGCATTATAACGTTGATGGCTGCATCATCATCGGCGGGGAACACGTAGAGCCATCGGTAGATGACCTCGTCCAGAGCGATATTCCATGTATCGGTGTGGACATTCAATTGGACGGACCGCATTCCGGTTACATCATGACAGATAACAACCAGGTGTCGGCATTGGCTGTGGAACACTTCTATCTCTCCGGTCAGAGGGAAATTGCCTTTATTGGCGGTGCGGAATCATCCTTGATTTCAAATGAACGTGAAAAAGGGTTTCGGGAGCGGGCCAAAGCATATGGCCTCCAGACACCGGACGACTGGATTGTTTACGGAGACTTCTTCGAAGACAGCGGCTACAAGCAGATGAATGAACTGTTGAAAAAGGAGCGGACACCACGTGCAATCTTTGCGATATCCGACTTGATGGCGATCGGTGCAATGAGGGCGATCAAAGACCAGGGACTTGATATCCGCGAATTTGCCATCATTGGCTGTGATGACATTACAGCGGCCAGACATGTAGAGCCGCCACTCACGACCATCAGGCAGGACAAGGATAAAATCGGCCGTATGGCAGCTTATATTCTGAAGGATCTGATTCAGGGAAATATCGAGCGTACGTCATTGAAAGTAGAACCGGATCTGATCGTCCGGGAATCCACGGGTCATGAAATCGGGAGTGTCTGA
- a CDS encoding ABC transporter substrate-binding protein, with amino-acid sequence MRRTHVLSILLIGTIGLAGCNGNLQNNEHPAGNQTNGNGSDNENGSDLETFGDSDPEVELSFWLFGANYDSLVEEYVEENPNIAINIQQIDMGDHHNNLFTSLSAGSGAPDMAAIEVSEIDTYKTAEDQFVNLYDLGAEEIEDDYLNWVWDIGTSVDGDFLFGIPTDIGPTVMYYRADVFEEAGLPTEPEEVEELIQTWEDYGEAAEQILEETGKPISDNPEMVYNAKRDQSPEQYFNENDELIIDEAPYVKDAFYDTAEWIEKDYIINHGMWSPEWGSAMSDGSYATLLGPAWMRDTIKDNAPDETNWRIAQMPGGAGNWGGSWVTIPEQSDHPEEAYEFLKWLLAPEQQMRSFEERGMFPSTPDVYEKEAFVTITDDYYGGQNVGEIFAEAALDVQHVHKGAQYGDVNAEIVSGLDNVYDGTDPDEEWEDILNRVDQRISR; translated from the coding sequence ATGAGAAGAACGCACGTGCTTTCAATCTTACTTATCGGAACAATCGGTCTTGCAGGCTGCAACGGCAATCTGCAAAACAACGAACATCCAGCTGGCAATCAGACAAATGGCAATGGCAGCGACAATGAGAATGGGTCTGATCTGGAAACCTTCGGCGACAGCGACCCGGAAGTCGAGCTCTCATTTTGGTTATTTGGTGCCAATTATGACTCGCTCGTCGAGGAATATGTGGAGGAGAACCCGAATATCGCCATTAACATCCAGCAAATCGATATGGGCGATCACCATAACAATCTGTTCACCTCCCTGTCTGCCGGAAGCGGCGCACCAGATATGGCTGCCATCGAAGTTTCCGAAATCGATACGTACAAAACGGCAGAAGATCAATTTGTGAATTTATATGACCTCGGCGCAGAAGAAATCGAAGACGATTACCTGAATTGGGTATGGGATATCGGCACAAGCGTGGATGGTGACTTTTTATTCGGGATCCCGACCGATATCGGTCCAACCGTAATGTATTACCGAGCCGACGTGTTTGAAGAAGCCGGATTACCAACAGAACCGGAAGAAGTGGAAGAGCTCATTCAGACGTGGGAAGATTATGGTGAGGCTGCCGAGCAAATTCTAGAAGAGACCGGCAAACCGATATCCGATAATCCGGAAATGGTCTATAACGCGAAACGTGACCAGTCACCGGAACAGTATTTCAATGAGAATGACGAGTTGATTATCGACGAAGCCCCTTACGTTAAAGATGCCTTTTATGATACAGCTGAATGGATCGAAAAGGATTACATCATTAACCATGGCATGTGGTCGCCTGAATGGGGCAGTGCCATGTCAGATGGCAGTTACGCCACGCTCCTCGGTCCTGCCTGGATGAGGGATACCATCAAAGACAATGCACCGGACGAAACGAACTGGCGCATTGCGCAAATGCCAGGAGGCGCCGGTAACTGGGGCGGGTCGTGGGTCACGATTCCGGAACAGTCCGATCATCCGGAAGAAGCCTATGAATTTCTGAAATGGCTCCTCGCTCCTGAACAGCAGATGAGATCATTCGAAGAACGGGGCATGTTCCCATCGACCCCTGATGTGTACGAAAAAGAGGCATTCGTGACGATCACCGATGATTATTACGGCGGTCAAAATGTCGGTGAAATCTTCGCAGAAGCCGCACTGGATGTGCAGCATGTCCATAAAGGGGCTCAATACGGCGATGTCAACGCTGAAATTGTCAGCGGCCTTGATAATGTGTATGACGGTACCGATCCGGATGAAGAATGGGAAGATATTCTCAATCGGGTTGATCAGCGCATCTCCAGATAA
- a CDS encoding RNA polymerase sigma factor — protein MTEIEKLFRDHADDVYHFLVYYTRQRDVEDLVQETFIKALRSIGHFEKRSSEKTWLITIARRVAIDESRRRRDLPLAQDDLAERTDSLAMDTTQQVIAKESADELMGQVHQLPEKQRDVMLLRGISELTTAEVADVLNMNRTSVYVTYHRALKKLKQNWGRTGGMTRET, from the coding sequence ATGACTGAGATTGAAAAATTATTTCGCGATCACGCCGATGATGTGTACCACTTCCTCGTGTATTACACGCGGCAGCGTGACGTGGAAGATCTGGTGCAAGAGACTTTCATCAAGGCGCTTCGATCCATCGGGCACTTCGAAAAGCGCTCATCTGAAAAGACGTGGCTGATTACCATCGCACGCAGAGTGGCGATCGATGAAAGTCGACGTAGACGAGATCTGCCTTTGGCTCAGGATGACCTGGCCGAGCGCACAGATTCATTGGCAATGGATACAACACAACAAGTCATTGCCAAGGAGTCGGCCGACGAACTGATGGGTCAGGTTCATCAGCTGCCGGAAAAACAGCGGGATGTTATGCTGCTCCGGGGAATCAGTGAATTGACAACCGCGGAAGTGGCGGATGTATTGAACATGAACCGTACATCGGTCTATGTGACGTATCACAGGGCGCTGAAAAAACTCAAACAAAATTGGGGACGTACTGGAGGGATGACCCGTGAAACGTGA
- a CDS encoding SHOCT domain-containing protein: protein MMHGYNTGNFLMGGGWLWSFLQIALVILIIYVIYKLVTGNRRSSPSDVADDALKILDARYAKGEIEEEEYNRKKRAIQDR from the coding sequence ATGATGCACGGCTATAATACTGGGAACTTCCTGATGGGTGGCGGCTGGCTCTGGTCATTCTTGCAAATCGCATTGGTCATCCTGATCATCTACGTCATTTATAAGCTCGTCACGGGAAATCGCCGGTCGTCGCCGTCCGATGTGGCAGACGATGCGCTGAAGATTCTCGATGCCCGCTATGCCAAGGGTGAGATCGAAGAAGAGGAATATAACCGGAAAAAAAGAGCGATTCAAGATCGCTGA
- a CDS encoding RDD family protein encodes MSSLIHLRKRILARLYDGLILNGAVYLILYFTILESAILTERGGAWSVVFLSYMILVPLFWNGYVIGRKMNQIQLQYTKSNLSTLDKFRHLFLREFVGFYLIGLLTIGLSFIASMIMIYKREDNKGIHDLIGGTHMVEHEQEAKPFASAQHASN; translated from the coding sequence ATGTCATCACTCATTCACTTACGAAAACGCATCCTCGCCAGATTATACGATGGGCTGATTCTGAACGGAGCTGTTTATTTAATTCTGTATTTCACAATTCTGGAAAGCGCGATCCTGACAGAGCGCGGAGGAGCGTGGTCTGTTGTCTTCCTGAGCTACATGATCCTTGTGCCACTTTTTTGGAACGGTTACGTCATTGGAAGAAAGATGAATCAAATCCAGCTCCAGTATACGAAGTCCAATTTGAGTACCTTAGATAAATTCCGTCACCTGTTTTTAAGGGAATTTGTCGGATTTTATCTGATCGGGCTTCTGACAATCGGCCTTTCCTTTATCGCCAGCATGATCATGATCTACAAACGGGAAGATAACAAAGGTATTCACGATCTGATCGGCGGCACACACATGGTCGAACACGAACAGGAAGCCAAACCATTTGCTTCCGCGCAACATGCTTCAAACTAA
- a CDS encoding MurR/RpiR family transcriptional regulator, whose protein sequence is MFTTEVIKSFNELEMGLYQYVIANKEKVVYMRIRDLANEAHVSTSTIMRFCRKLDCEGFSEFKVKLKMMLDEGERPAIKGGRHVLTEFFERTENEQFHEQLEEAAALVSEADRVFFVGIGSSGTLAEYGARYFSSLGTFSVFLRDWYMPVHEDLDNSVTIALSVSGENEFTMTHGQKLKEKKSRLLSITNNRQSSLARMADVNISYYITEQHFAGSNITTQIPVVYILEEIARLIHANKLE, encoded by the coding sequence ATGTTTACTACTGAAGTGATCAAATCGTTTAACGAGTTGGAAATGGGTTTATATCAATACGTCATTGCCAATAAAGAAAAAGTCGTCTACATGCGCATCCGTGACCTGGCGAATGAAGCGCATGTATCGACGTCAACGATCATGCGCTTTTGCCGAAAGCTTGATTGTGAGGGGTTTTCGGAATTTAAGGTGAAACTGAAAATGATGCTCGATGAAGGAGAAAGGCCTGCAATCAAAGGGGGGCGCCATGTGCTGACAGAATTTTTTGAGCGGACAGAAAACGAACAGTTTCACGAGCAGCTTGAAGAAGCTGCAGCTCTGGTCAGTGAAGCGGACCGTGTTTTTTTCGTTGGTATAGGGAGTTCCGGAACACTCGCGGAATACGGCGCCCGTTATTTTTCAAGTCTCGGGACGTTTTCGGTGTTTTTGCGCGACTGGTATATGCCGGTTCATGAGGACTTGGACAACAGTGTGACCATTGCCTTGTCTGTGTCCGGGGAGAATGAATTCACCATGACACACGGGCAAAAACTGAAAGAGAAAAAAAGCCGTCTTCTCTCGATCACAAACAATCGCCAGTCCTCGCTTGCAAGAATGGCGGATGTCAATATCTCCTACTACATTACCGAACAGCATTTTGCCGGGTCGAACATTACCACACAAATTCCGGTGGTCTATATACTCGAGGAGATCGCCCGTCTGATTCATGCGAACAAACTGGAGTGA